A genomic region of Salvelinus namaycush isolate Seneca chromosome 7, SaNama_1.0, whole genome shotgun sequence contains the following coding sequences:
- the zfhx2 gene encoding uncharacterized protein zfhx2, which translates to MQEESGETVCSDSNRVAVWLCPLCQQGLPDRGSLALHLNDGHSVLPNCVDKLLDIAAPKQGASGVDTDIKHDTDAASLQRKLLEASASLSDPCQNNENSEGPQQNYNSRHTLIGSGDKDKEMDKEVGVKDPEGGVVVLESDQERDQSTETPVDNEKSTGKNGVMADGDDSRPFKCNACLEAFPTRTTLCVHYNSASHVQRMRTGSLKQGGENDTPAPSVPFLSRPYLSNKPYQCAVCRVSYNHAITLESHLKSVLHQTRSRNAGISANSATGNLGSNMATNLVVTSGGSTAQLVCTTSSNCVIPASLTAAAMTTKDGEPIQTQPAPSLLSSPVASAQAVSAFLTLLTSSPSSLSHSLLPSLFAAGTSPATPQLIPQHQMLMPFIVNGLQSQSLNPELLTQSVPLLGLNAAQQAILAQRLSSLQNQWPAVGLQVTTQTCSEDNQTNKSKLKEETNKMTIEEKRSLKSEKGRNWPLEYDGERDICEEDSKGYAQELISALVNKNNRVESFRIDGDNEMKDGTTYEGNSADGKGEDIDKCIDRSPSVTSNSSLSPTTLNMLMLSPDCTLKKSEVGTSPCVSVLSPKLSPFKHALNSYDPTHPHANLRARHFSPGSPILSEFQIQVLRAFLESRSGADAASPPRDDCESLGREVGLTESEVHKWLTDARRAKEKQKAGGAGHMRSIAAYGKINKCLDNEEEEGALTIDMLEGRDSGEAFGSHAMDLSNSGGRRKELGRESQGDSCLASDSDNEEFYTSVIVSEEDSLSGSMREGPGSPAKEEALVELAGDKDSGGGKVLRSTTVFLSDAEDDDDDEEAASQRAKRRNRKRELEREEVEVKKERLDPDVDLELEAQADPPSQLSIAIDHRGLPSGILHSLPLSLSLAPFSTQFLSPYVLSLPPSVVGLGVAEGDGGKVPAFPNPPNITRFSDPLITSPLSLHTHTSHYMSNGGDCEAALDLSIRKSHSSTSASSTSLMGDKTSAQKGRLLDGLGLRPTAFGLPEEGRLGVVKFKPEQAMSNSSGFARGNNMAKASTVYMRAAERLNTSIIEREKEREREKERDQKGRPKARRYRDMRRSRTIIQAEQLDVLYGCYFKDPNPGKHEFEQISEWVHLPKKVVQIWFQNMRARERKGEVRFVSDGTLAAVGKPLIKFTWPLSQPIFSSTPKSNTNCSISTVANPVRALPKTEVKEEIVKIKNQVPNRPKEVASSISSVSSSVSAVPKTKMEVTNNVTMVKIAPKSIAPSLPVVPKETCPTPPCPPPKHTPEEDVGENDSDEEVDDHNQEKPLAGPGSTNRMVPKMPSTPISKSLAATSQKQNGLNYWSAKGPFKINTLSREQLGLSTPRAPTVVGATAATTALNISAAASTVATTTTASASPQTTVSIVTIAKTAPSEGSFLHHSTTRRPRTHLSCLQLSILQSCYETCAHPNALECEAVGTELGLPLKVVQIWFQNTRAKEKRWRLQQEKLSPVSSDPSKKVDMSSGSYLQYNALRAHRPILPKPVQLTVLEPSSPPARGQPAGREMLRGRCEACNAGFESRAAARSHVFSPRHLATLRTTNFGQPATIINNGSDTGSSSVSALGSVVEDPPASPPPASSTS; encoded by the exons ATGCAG GAGGAGTCTGGTGAGACAGTGTGCAGTGACAGCAACAGAGTGGCGGTGTGGTTGTGCCCCCTGTGTCAACAAGGGTTACCAGACAGGGGCTCCCTTGCTCTGCACCTGAATGATGGGCATAGTGTGCTTCCTAACTGTGTAGACAAGTTGCTGGACATT GCTGCTCCCAAACAGGGGGCGAGTGGAGTGGACACTGATATTAAGCATGATACAG ATGCTGCATCATTACAACGGAAGCTTTTAGAAGCTTCAGCCTCCCTCTCAGACCCATGTCAAAATAATGAGAACTCTGAAGGACCCCAGCAGAATTACAACAGTAGGCACACTCTCATTGGGTCTGGCGACAAAGATAAAGAGATGGATAAGGAAGTCGGAGTGAAAGACCCGGAGGGAGGTGTAGTTGTCTTGGAGTCGGATCAGGAGAGGGATCAGTCCACAGAAACACCTGTCGACAATGAAAAGTCCACAGGAAAAAATGGTGTAATGGCTGATGGCGATGACAGCCGTCCATTCAAATGTAATGCGTGCTTAGAGGCTTTTCCTACCAGGACCACATTGTGTGTTCACTACAACTCTGCATCCCATGTGCAACGGATGAGAACAGGATCCCTAAAACAGGGTGGTGAAAATGACACCCCTGCTCCCTCAGTCCCTTTTCTGTCTCGGCCATATTTATCAAACAAGCCCTACCAGTGCGCTGTGTGTCGAGTCTCTTACAACCATGCCATTACCCTGGAGAGTCATTTGAAATCTGTTTTGCACCAGACCCGCAGCAGAAATGCAGGAATCTCTGCCAACAGTGCAACTGGAAATTTGGGAAGTAACATGGCTACTAACTTAGTTGTTACCTCTGGGGGCAGCACTGCACAGTTGGTTTGCACCACCAGCAGCAATTGTGTCATCCCGGCAAGCCTGACAGCAGCAGCAATGACTACCAAAGACGGAGAACCTATTCAAACTCAGCCGGCTCCCTCGCTGCTTTCCTCCCCTGTAGCCTCTGCTCAGGCAGTCTCTGCCTTTCTCACCCTCCTCACGTCCAGCCCAAGCTCTCTCTCgcactccctcctcccctctctgtttgcGGCTGGGACGTCCCCTGCCACACCTCAGCTCATACCCCAGCATCAGATGCTCATGCCCTTTATCGTGAATGGGCTCCAAAGCCAGAGTCTAAACCCAGAGCTTTTGACACAGTCTGTTCCCCTTCTAGGTCTCAATGCTGCCCAGCAAGCTATCCTGGCCCAAAGACTCAGTAGCTTACAGAACCAGTGGCCAGCTGTCGGCCTCCAAGTAACCACACAAACCTGTTCAGAAGACAACCAAACAAACAAGAGCAAATTGAAGGAAGAGACGAACAAGATGACAATTGAGGAGAAAAGGTCCCTTAAGTCTGAAAAGGGGAGAAATTGGCCCCTGGAATATGATGGAGAAAGAGATATTTGTGAGGAGGATAGTAAAGGATATGCACAAGAGCTCATCAGCGCCTTAGTAAACAAAAATAACAGGGTTGAGTCATTTAGGATAGATGGAGATAATGAAATGAAAGATGGTACAACATACGAAGGGAACTCTGCAGATGGAAAAGGGGAGGACATTGACAAGTGTATTGACCGCTCACCGTCTGTTACCAGCAACTCAAGCCTAAGTCCTACCACTTTAAATATGCTTATGCTTAGCCCTGATTGTACCCTTAAAAAATCTGAAGTTGGCACAAGCCcttgtgtctctgtgttgtcacCAAAATTGAGCCCCTTTAAACACGCCTTAAATTCCTATGATCCAACTCATCCCCATGCTAATTTGAGGGCTCGGCACTTCTCCCCAGGGTCCCCGATACTGTCAGAGTTCCAGATACAGGTTCTGCGTGCGTTTCTAGAGTCGCGTAGTGGGGCTGACGCAGCCAGTCCTCCTCGTGATGACTGTGAGTCGTTGGGCAGGGAGGTGGGGCTCACCGAGTCGGAGGTACACAAGTGGCTCACTGACGCCCGACGCGCCAAAGAAAAGCAGAAAGCTGGGGGCGCAGGGCACATGCGCAGCATTGCAGCCTACGGTAAAATAAACAAGTGTCTTGATaacgaagaggaggaaggtgcCCTTACAATAGATATGCTTGAGGGAAGGGACAGCGGTGAGGCCTTTGGCAGTCACGCAATGGATCTGTCCAATAGTGGAGGAAGGAGGAAAGAGTTGGGGAGGGAGAGCCAAGGGGACTCGTGTCTGGCCTCTGATTCAGACAATGAAGAATTCTACACCTCTGTCATCGTGAGTGAGGAGGACAGCCTGAGTGGCTCCATGAGGGAGGGGCCAGGCAGCCCTGCTAAAGAGGAGGCTCTGGTAGAACTGGCAGGAGACAAGGACTCAGGAGGAGGAAAGGTGCTGCGCTCCACCACTGTGTTTCTCTCAGATGCCGAGGATGACGATGATGACGAGGAGGCTGCATCTCAGAGAGCAAAGAGAAGAAATAGAAAGagggagttggagcgggaggagGTGGAGGTCAAGAAGGAGAGATTAGACCCTGACGTGGATTTGGAACTCGAGGCCCAAGCTGATCCTCCTTCCCAACTTTCTATCGCCATTGACCATCGAGGACTTCCAAGTGGCATTCtacactccctccctctgtctttgtCCCTGGCTCCATTCTCTACTCAATTCCTTAGCCCCTAtgttctctcactccctccctcggTGGTTGGGCTTGGAGTTGCAGAAGGAGATGGAGGCAAAGTACCTGCCTTTCCAAACCCTCCTAACATCACCCGGTTCTCTGACCCTCTCATTACATCACCACTCTCCCTCCATACCCACACCTCCCACTACATGTCTAATGGTGGAGACTGTGAGGCTGCTTTAGATCTCAGCATCAGGAAAAGCCACAGCTCAACATCTGcttcctccacctctctcatGGGTGACAAGACTTCAGCACAAAAGGGCCGTCTGCTTGACGGGCTAGGTCTAAGACCCACAGCTTTTGGGTTACCTGAAGAAGGGAGACTCGGTGTGGTCAAGTTCAAACCTGAGCAAGCAATGTCCAACAGCAGTGGCTTTGCCCGTGGCAATAACATGGCTAAGGCCAGCACTGTTTACATGAGGGCAGCAGAGAGGTTGAACACCTCCATAATTGAGAGAGAAAAGGAGCgggagagggaaaaggagagggaCCAGAAAGGCAGGCCCAAAGCACGACGGTACAGGGACATGAGACGTTCCAGGACCATCATCCAGGCTGAGCAGCTTGATGTGCTTTATGGCTGCTATTTCAAAGATCCAAATCCTGGGAAACATGAGTTTGAGCAAATATCAGAGTGGGTCCATCTCCCAAAGAAAGTTGTACAGATCTGGTTTCAGAACATGCGGGCTAGGGAGCGCAAGGGTGAGGTTCGCTTCGTCAGTGATGGCACTCTGGCAGCAGTGGGCAAACCGCTCATCAAGTTCACCTGGCCACTGTCACAACCCATTTTCTCCAGCACCCCCAAATCAAACACCAACTGTAGCATCTCAACTGTAGCCAATCCAGTACGGGCCCTCCCAAAGACTGAGGTGAAAGAGGAAATTGTCAAAATCAAAAACCAAGTTCCTAACAGGCCCAAGGAGGTGGCCTCTTCCATTTCCTCCGTGAGCAGCAGTGTGTCTGCAGTGCCAAAGACCAAAATGGAGGTGACAAACAATGTCACAATGGTCAAAATTGCCCCCAAAAGCAtcgctccatctctccctgtcgtACCCAAGGAGACCTGTCCTACCCCGCCTTGCCCCCCTCCCAAACATACACCTGAAGAGGATGTTGGGGAAAATGACTCTGATGAAGAAGTGGATGATCATAACCAAGAGAAGCCACTAGCTGGGCCTGGATCCACTAACCGCATGGTACCAAAAATGCCCTCCACTCCAATTAGCAAGTCCCTTGCTGCGACATCTCAAAAACAAAATGGGCTCAACTACTGGTCAGCCAAGGGCCCCTTTAAGATCAACACGCTTTCTAGGGAACAGTTGGGTCTGTCAACCCCCCGTGCTCCCACAGTTGTCGGCGCCACTGCTGCCACCACTGCTCTCAATATTTCTGCTGCTGCCTCTACCGTAGCAACCACCACCACAGCAAGTGCAAGCCCTCAGACCACTGTCAGCATTGTCACCATCGCCAAGACTGCTCCATCGGAGGGAAGCTTCCTGCACCACTCCACCACCCGCAGGCCGCGCACACACCTGTCCTGTCTGCAGCTGTCCATCCTGCAGTCTTGCTATGAGACGTGCGCCCACCCTAACGCACTGGAGTGTGAGGCAGTAGGGACGGAGCTGGGGCTGCCACTCAAGGTGGTGCAGATCTGGTTCCAGAATACCCGCGCCAAGGAGAAACGCTGGAGGCTGCAGCAGGAGAAACTG tctccagtgtcgtcaGATCCCTCCAAGAAGGTTGACATGAGCTCAGGCAGCTATCTGCAGTACAATGCTCTGCGAGCCCACCGTCCTATCCTTCCCAAACCGGTTCAGCTGACGGTCCTGGAGCCATCTTCTCCCCCAGCCAGGGGCCAGCCAGCAGGTCGAGAGATGCTGAGAGGCAGGTGCGAGGCCTGCAATGCAGGCTTTGAGTCCAGAGCAGCAGCAAGATCCCATGTCTTCTCCCCTCGACATCTAGCCACTCTGAGAACCACTAACTTTGGCCAGCCGGCGACCATCATCAACAACGGATCTGATACCGGGTCCAGTTCTGTCTCCGCCTTAGGGTCTGTTGTAGAGGACCCTCCAGCTTCCCCACCCCCAGCCAGCAGCACCAGCTAA
- the thtpa gene encoding thiamine-triphosphatase isoform X1 — protein MESTMSVEVERKFVCDADIQKQLEEIGAVCIGQKQFQDKYFDTPDFLLTLRDVWLRCRQGCWELKCTTVTKAEDRVGEPQKAELCSRYQEITNLSQIQLKVREVMKEGNGEQKTANQTHPVVHQDTPKTEGAENCPTGNESWLMELNLVCFAEFTTQRCSFTFGGEGDESGVRVDLDQADFGYCVGEIEVLVPKGEDIQSALRKIEKTAQRLGLSGDQRVQGKMDVYLQRYCPEHYAKLLSAHIL, from the exons ATGGAG AGTACAATGAGTGTGGAAGTGGAGAGGAAATTTGTCTGTGACGCTGACATTCAGAAACAATTGGAAGAGATAGGAG CGGTGTGTATTGGTCAGAAACAATTCCAAGACAAGTATTTTGACACCCCAGACTTCCTTCTCACCTTGAGAGATGTGTGGTTGCGTTGTCGCCAGGGATGTTGGGAACTCAAATGCACCACAGTTACGAAGGCAGAAGACAGAGTGGGGGAGCCTCAGAAGGCAGAACTGTGTTCACGCTATCAGGAGATAACCAATCTGTCTCAAATTCAGTTGAAAGTGAGAGAGGTCATGAAAGAAGGTAATGGGGAGCAAAAAACTGCCAACCAGACGCACCCAGTGGTCCATCAAGACACACCCAAAACTGAAGGTGCAGAGAATTGCCCCACAGGGAATGAGTCCTGGCTGATGGAGCTGAATCTGGTTTGCTTTGCAGAGTTTACAACACAGAGGTGTTCATTCACTTTTGGGGGGGAAGGAGATGAAAGTGGAGTGCGTGTAGACCTTGACCAGGCCGACTTTGGCTATTGTGTTGGGGAGATAGAGGTTCTCGTGCCAAAGGGAGAAGACATTCAGTCTGCACTGAGGAAGATTGAAAAGACTGCCCAAAGACTGG GTCTGTCTGGCGATCAGAGGGTTCAAGGAAAAATGGATGTGTACCTGCAAAGATACTGCCCAGAACACTATGCAAAATTACTAAGTGCACATATATTGTAA
- the thtpa gene encoding thiamine-triphosphatase isoform X2 has product MESTMSVEVERKFVCDADIQKQLEEIGAVCIGQKQFQDKYFDTPDFLLTLRDVWLRCRQGCWELKCTTVTKAEDRVGEPQKAELCSRYQEITNLSQIQLKVREVMKEEFTTQRCSFTFGGEGDESGVRVDLDQADFGYCVGEIEVLVPKGEDIQSALRKIEKTAQRLGLSGDQRVQGKMDVYLQRYCPEHYAKLLSAHIL; this is encoded by the exons ATGGAG AGTACAATGAGTGTGGAAGTGGAGAGGAAATTTGTCTGTGACGCTGACATTCAGAAACAATTGGAAGAGATAGGAG CGGTGTGTATTGGTCAGAAACAATTCCAAGACAAGTATTTTGACACCCCAGACTTCCTTCTCACCTTGAGAGATGTGTGGTTGCGTTGTCGCCAGGGATGTTGGGAACTCAAATGCACCACAGTTACGAAGGCAGAAGACAGAGTGGGGGAGCCTCAGAAGGCAGAACTGTGTTCACGCTATCAGGAGATAACCAATCTGTCTCAAATTCAGTTGAAAGTGAGAGAGGTCATGAAAGAAG AGTTTACAACACAGAGGTGTTCATTCACTTTTGGGGGGGAAGGAGATGAAAGTGGAGTGCGTGTAGACCTTGACCAGGCCGACTTTGGCTATTGTGTTGGGGAGATAGAGGTTCTCGTGCCAAAGGGAGAAGACATTCAGTCTGCACTGAGGAAGATTGAAAAGACTGCCCAAAGACTGG GTCTGTCTGGCGATCAGAGGGTTCAAGGAAAAATGGATGTGTACCTGCAAAGATACTGCCCAGAACACTATGCAAAATTACTAAGTGCACATATATTGTAA